The following coding sequences are from one Coffea arabica cultivar ET-39 chromosome 11e, Coffea Arabica ET-39 HiFi, whole genome shotgun sequence window:
- the LOC113718456 gene encoding putative late blight resistance protein homolog R1A-3 — MDEAHTVVEFLLEDLELMLEKASSPCSMPVKENQVMISLFENLKIIKSFLERTRESPFDQRQLHFFLVTEIREVLLKILQSVDPYEINALTKNGGISGMETGSLFKSYPELALQAKQIELFKNVILEIPHDALRSSMESNEVAEVSGEVSSITKSSSSIQLEEDKMVGFDDEAITLLDRLTGDQKQLEVISLVGMAGIGKTTLAKRLYNDPRVVYHFHVRGWACLAEGQKVKNVLYNLLSSVILDNASLHKMTNQEMGDKLYEYLKGKRYFIVLDAIWGSFIWNSWLKQYLPDDNTGSKILVTCRMQNVVIEISAPVSIHNLQFLGQIESWNLFVSKVFAHNESCPRELMELGSEIVGRSKGLPLAIVVLAGVAKKDKTPEWWTYIVQNIGSCIHGEEGQFIDILASSYEHLPNHLKSCFLHIASFPQNYEIPVKLVWSWIAEGFIKDTREEKLEDVAEDYLRDLVDRSLVVVSKRRSNGGIKTCYIHDLLRYLCFKKGKDSKLLWPICRYRQLSLFSPSHPTLYNYFFACAAENKLIHCRKKQEPTSGCFHSYSFHHVQSNHVNITHLSIYLDEQKSLVYKLLRVLDLEYIILENFPMEILQLVHLKYLALRIFCLRYLSLLSNFWNLETFILCTEKASVTLQQDIWKLVKLRHLHISSELEFEDAGLSSSSPLMLYNLQTISQVCPSGGSFQNILARMPNLIRMGLHLTLSNNAKNFEFPDLSSLNSLKRLKFEYQTLGVIKFCLPQPSKFPPNLKKLTLVGSHLDWKEMSVIAMLPNLEILKIKDNFFSGPLWEGSDKEFCHLKFLKLSHINLQQWIASSSSFPCLEQLVLNGCLDLEEIPSSFRENCTLDRIEVYRSSQSALDSARQIRESQKYMGNDKLKVIIHPYFKEN, encoded by the coding sequence ATGGATGAAGCTCACACAGTTGTAGAGTTTCTACTTGAGGATCTTGAATTGATGTTGGAAAAGGCTAGTTCCCCATGTTCAATGCCTGTCAAAGAAAATCAAGTTATGATTTCTCTCTTTGAGAATCTCAAAATCATAAAATCCTTCctggaaagaacaagagaatcCCCCTTTGACCAAAGGCAACTCCACTTTTTCTTGGTTACAGAGATTAGAGAAGTGCTCTTGAAGATACTACAATCCGTGGACCCTTATGAAATCAATGCTCTCACGAAGAATGGTGGAATCTCTGGAATGGAGACTGGTAGTTTGTTCAAGAGTTATCCAGAGCTTGCTCTTCAAGCAAAACAGATTGAATTATTCAAGAACGTGATCTTGGAAATTCCTCATGATGCCTTGAGGTCTTCCATGGAATCCAATGAAGTGGCAGAAGTTTCAGGTGAAGTTTCATCAATAACCAAGAGCAGCAGTTCCATTCAGTTGGAGGAAGACAAGATGGTAGGTTTTGATGATGAAGCAATCACACTGCTGGACAGGCTTACAGGGGATCAGAAACAACTGGAAGTGATTTCCCTTGTTGGGATGGCAGGAATTGGGAAGACGACTTTGGCTAAAAGATTGTACAATGATCCACGAGTTGTTTATCACTTCCATGTTCGCGGATGGGCTTGTCTAGCAGAAGGACAGAAGGTAAAGAATGTGCTTTATAACCTATTAAGTTCAGTTATCCTTGACAATGCCTCTCTGCATAAAATGACTAATCAGGAAATGGGAGATAAATTATACGAGTATTTAAAAGGGAAGAGATACTTTATTGTCCTTGATGCTATATGGGGTTCATTCATTTGGAATTCATGGTTGAAACAGTATCTTCCAGATGATAATACTGGTAGCAAAATTCTTGTTACTTGTCGTATGCAAAATGTGGTTATAGAAATAAGTGCTCCTGTTTCCATCCATAATTTGCAGTTTCTTGGTCAGATTGAAAGTTGGAATTTATTTGTGAGTAAAGTTTTTGCTCACAATGAAAGCTGTCCTAGAGAGCTAATGGAATTAGGTAGtgaaattgttggaagaagcaAGGGACTGCCCCTTGCAATTGTAGTTTTGGCTGGAGTAGCAAAGAAAGATAAGACGCCAGAGTGGTGGACTTATATTGTCCAAAATATTGGTTCATGTATACATGGTGAAGAGGGACAGTTCATAGATATTTTAGCATCAAGTTATGAGCACTTGCCTAATCACCTAAAATCCTGCTTTCTTCATATTGCATCATTTCCACAAAACTATGAAATCCCTGTGAAGTTAGTGTGGTCGTGGATTGCAGAGGGATTTATAAAGGACACTAGAGAAGAGAAACTAGAAGATGTGGCGGAGGATTATCTGAGAGATCTTGTTGATAGAAGTTTAGTTGTTGTATCCAAGAGAAGGTCCAATGGTGGCATAAAGACGTGCTATATCCATGATCTGTTGAGATATTTATGTTTCAAGAAAGGCAAAGATAGCAAATTGTTGTGGCCAATTTGCAGATATCGACAGCTCTCTCTTTTCTCGCCTTCCCATCCTACCTTGTATAACTACTTTTTTGCATGTGCTGCAGAAAATAAATTGATCCATTGCCGCAAGAAGCAAGAGCCAACTTCTGGATGCTTCCATTCTTACAGTTTCCACCATGTCCAGTCAAATCATGTCAATATCACCCACTTGAGTATATATCTTGATGAACAAAAGTCCCTTGTATATAAGCTTCTCAGAGTGTTGGATTTAGAGTACATCATCCTAGAAAACTTCCCCATGGAGATACTGCAGCTAGTTCACCTAAAGTACTTGGCACTCCGGATTTTTTGCCTCAGATATCTATCCCTGCTGTCAAACTTTTGGAACTTAGAAACTTTCATTCTTTGTACTGAAAAAGCAAGTGTGACTTTGCAACAAGATATTTGGAAGCTGGTAAAACTAAGGCACTTGCATATCTCAAGTGAGCTGGAATTTGAAGATGCTGGTTTGAGCTCCTCAAGTCCCTTGATGTTGTATAATCTGCAAACAATTTCCCAAGTATGTCCTTCAGGTGGTTCTTTCCAGAACATATTGGCGAGAATGCCAAATCTTATAAGGATGGGATTGCATCTAACTTTGTCAAACAATGCCAAAAATTTTGAGTTCCCTGATCTTTCTAGTCTAAATTCGTTAAAGAGGTTAAAATTTGAGTATCAAACTTTAGGTGTGATAAAATTCTGCCTTCCTCAGCCAAGTAAATTTCCTCCTAACCTGAAGAAGCTGACTCTAGTAGGTAGTCACTTAGATTGGAAAGAAATGTCAGTCATTGCAATGCTACCAAACTTGGAGATTCTGAAAATAAAGGACAATTTCTTTAGTGGACCACTATGGGAAGGAAGCGACAAGGAATTTTGTCATCTCAAGTTCTTGAAACTTTCACACATAAATCTTCAACAGTGGATTGCCTCAAGTAGCAGCTTCCCTTGCCTCGAGCAATTGGTGCTTAATGGATGTCTAGATCTGGAGGAAATTCCATCCAGCTTTAGAGAGAACTGTACACTGGACAGAATTGAGGTGTATCGTTCATCACAGTCTGCATTAGATTCGGCTAGGCAAATTCGAGAATCACAGAAATACATGGGGAATGACAAATTGAAGGTCATCATTCACCCGTACTTCAAAGAAAACTAG
- the LOC113717642 gene encoding putative late blight resistance protein homolog R1B-17 — translation MDEAKILVDLLLEDLELALRDNSYSVLSGESPMVISLYEDLKIKKSFLERIQHGPIDQKQLQSFFVTEIRDVVLKMLVDVDSYIVNTFTKNEGNFGTAIGSLFQLSPEFSFRAKQIDLYKKEILEIHNDALIGPSVTTIKDVGEVSLKTRSRTLSFLMDEKMVGFQDEATALLDRLTGGEQMQLEVISIVGMAGIGKTKLAKTLYNDPVVVHHFHVRGWATTSDSGLLEVNNILQDILSCIINAKENVNKMTYKQMEEKLMNCLKGKRYLIVIDGLRNWDPFSLRGFGRFFPNDCAGSKILLTSRTKEVVLRLNPSSPLHFLRYLSHSESWRLFESKVFTNTRCPLELMEVGKEIVSKCCGLPLSIVVLAGVLQKDISREWWMHIAEDMTSAVRGEEEQLMHILAIGYEHLPDWLKPCFLHLGSFPKGYEIPVKKLVRSWTAGRFIKHNGEKKTEDVADDYLSYLVDRSLVIVSKRRSNGGIKTCYIHDFLWDLCLKKAKDNMLLRPICIYEQTSLFSTAQLTFLLYYAQGVPDLDPPYHFFDSLKDLRISFPKTESLVTKLLIVLDLENIILQVFPLEILVMVHLKYLSLNIPSLRKLPLLCNFWNLETFILVTEKGATVTLPHDIWKMVNLRHLHISGELEFERACSSSSSPFMLDNLQTISQLCPSSCIKDILAKMPNLVNLGCILSFSNTAKDFLFHDLSILKLLETLKFDIQTWGTLQFCYSSPQPTSFPPSLKKLTLIGSLDWKEMSTIGRLPNLEVLKVKNNFFNGQQWETSGEGFHHLKFLKLSHTNLQRWIASSSSFPCLEHLVLHRCLVLEEIPPSIGDIQTLQMIEVSHSSPAAADSVWQIQESQKYMGNFELKELNQTVVNILPGFSALQVLVLLRPMPSANSM, via the exons ATGGATGAAGCTAAGATTCTTGTGGACTTGCTACTTGAGGACCTTGAATTGGCACTGAGAGATAACTCATATTCGGTCCTTTCTGGAGAGAGTCCAATGGTGATTTCACTCTATGAAGATCTCAAAATCAAAAAATCTTTTCTGGAAAGAATTCAACATGGCCCCATTGATCAAAAGCAACTCCAATCTTTCTTTGTCACAGAGATTAGAGATGTGGTCTTGAAGATGTTGGTGGATGTTGACTCTTATATCGTCAATACTTTCAcaaagaatgaaggaaattttggaacGGCGATTGGCAGTCTCTTTCAGCTTTCACCTGAGTTTTCCTTTCGAGCAAAACAGATTGACTTGTACAAGAAAGAGATTTTGGAAATTCACAATGATGCCTTAATTGGTCCCTCTGTGACAACAATCAAAGATGTTGGAGAAGTTTCATTGAAAACCAGGAGCAGAactctcagctttctaatggaTGAAAAGATGGTAGGCTTTCAGGATGAGGCAACTGCACTGCTGGACAGGCTTACTGGCGGGGAACAGATGCAGCTTGAAGTGATTTCCATTGTTGGGATGGCAGGAATTGGCAAGACAAAATTGGCAAAAACATTGTACAATGATCCAGTTGTTGTTCATCACTTCCATGTACGAGGATGGGCAACCACTAGTGATAGTGGTCTACTTGAGGTAAACAATATATTGCAGGACATCTTAAGTTGCATTATCAATGCCAAAGAAAACGTAAATAAAATGACTTACAAGCAAATGGAAGAGAAGTTAATGAACTGTTTAAAGGGGAAGAGATATTTGATTGTGATTGATGGTTTAAGGAACTGGGATCCATTTTCTCTGAGGGGCTTTGGTAGATTCTTCCCAAATGATTGTGCTGGTAGTAAAATTTTGTTGACTAGCAGGACCAAAGAAGTAGTTTTGAGATTGAACCCAAGCAGCCCCCTTCATTTTTTGCGCTATTTAAGCCATAGTGAGAGTTGGAGATTATTTGAGAGTAAAGTATTTACCAATACGAGATGCCCCCTTGAGTTGATGGAAGTAGGAAAGGAAATTGTTTCAAAGTGCTGTGGACTCCCACTTTCAATTGTTGTTTTAGCTGGAGTTCTACAGAAAGATATCTCGCGAGAGTGGTGGATGCATATTGCTGAAGATATGACTTCGGCTGTTAGGGGTGAAGAAGAACAACTCATGCATATTTTAGCCATTGGTTATGAGCACTTGCCTGACTGGTTGAAACCATGCTTTCTTCATCTAGGATCATTTCCTAAAGGCTATGAAATCCCTGTCAAGAAATTAGTCCGGTCATGGACTGCTGGGAGATTCATAAAGCataatggagaaaagaaaaCGGAAGATGTAGCAGACGATTATCTGTCGTATCTAGTTGACAGAAGTCTAGTTATAGTTTCCAAGAGAAGATCCAATGGTGGGATAAAGACTTGCTATATCCATGATTTCTTGTGGGATTTATGTCTCAAGAAAGCTAAGGATAACATGCTGCTGAGGCCAATTTGTATTTATGAACAAACTTCTCTTTTCTCAACTGCTCAGTTAACTTTTCTTCTCTACTATGCTCAAGGTGTACCAGATCTAGATCCACCTTATCATTTCTTTGATTCTCTGAAAGACTTGAGGATAAGTTTTCCTAAGACGGAATCATTAGTGACAAAACTTCTCATAGTGTTGGATTTAGAAAACATCATCCTACAAGTCTTTCCTCTAGAGATATTAGTGATGGTTCATTTGAAGTACTTGTCACTTAATATTCCTTCCCTGAGGAAGCTTCCACTCCTGTGTAACTTTTGGAACCTGGAAACCTTCATTCTTGTCACAGAAAAGGGGGCAACTGTCACCTTACCACATGACATTTGGAAAATGGTAAACCTAAGGCATTTGCACATTTCAGGGGAGCTGGAATTTGAAAGAGCCTGTTCAAGTTCTTCAAGTCCCTTTATGCTGGACAATCTGCAAACCATTTCTCAGTTATGTCCTTCAAGTTGTATCAAGGATATATTGGCAAAGATGCCCAATCTAGTAAACTTAGGATGCATTCTATCTTTTTCAAACACTGCTAAAGATTTTCTGTTCCATGatctttccattttaaaactaCTGGAAACATTAAAATTTGATATTCAAACTTGGGGAACACTACAGTTCTGTTACAGTAGTCCTCAACcaacttcatttcctccaaGCTTGAAGAAGCTGACTCTGATAGGTAGTCTGGATTGGAAAGAGATGTCAACCATTGGGAGGTTGCCAAACTTAGAAGTTCTAAAAGTGAAAAACAATTTCTTCAATGGACAGCAATGGGAAACTAGTGGTGAGGGGTTTCATCATCTCAAATTCTTGAAACTTTCACATACAAATCTTCAACGCTGGATTGCCTCGAGTAGCAGCTTCCCTTGCCTCGAGCACTTGGTGCTGCATAGATGTCTAGTACTGGAGGAAATACCACCTAGCATTGGAGATATCCAAACTCTGCAGATGATTGAGGTCAGTCATTCATCACCAGCTGCAGCAGATTCTGTTTGGCAAATTCAAGAATCACAGAAGTATATGGGTAATTTTGAACTCAAG GAATTGAATCAAACTGTTGTCAACATTTTGCCTGGTTTCTCAGCTCTGCAAGTTTTGGTCTTACTTCGACCAATGCCATCTGCCAATAGCATGTAA
- the LOC113718455 gene encoding putative late blight resistance protein homolog R1A-3, producing MSNTVNDQLDLKVVKARRIIEFLQDDLNWLMQDQRSIAPFFGFNKTKMISLCKDLTFLMSFLERVQETSVGDRPTVAGLLNEITPLVDKLLDESAEMGVLQYVIHFAQNSRRHSLQDYNPQHALFVIKFQLWLFLFLLPFALFLNSMMNFHLYSWKIGNLLKKVKSVEQEVLVTFNCNGAIDKVGKPSVKISLIHNPSFVIKEKIVVGLHEEARELLHKLIGGRKQLEVICITGMGGIGKTTLACRLYDDPSVVNHFHLRAWTSVSQFYEKRELFSDILSSILNESDPIFSTSDEHMGEKLYKCLKGNRYLIVLDDIWDIEAWNEIKVCFPEDDNCSRILMTTRNEDVASKVRISSSPPHRLRFLTHDESWDLFKQKVFPDKSFPIELVEIGNQIVADCKGLPLAIVVIGGLLVKEVKTQEWWRQVAQNIGSAISNGPENIQDILALSYEHLPSSLKSCFLYAGSFPEDYEIPVKRLIRSWIAEGFIQHTDEQQLEDVLPEEVKKNKKLEDAAEDHLIDLISRSLLIVEKKRPDGGIKSCRMHDLLRDLCHRRVKEKKFLQPICKCRQNGAHNPRTFSDCQYFHFYNSHFVNEGEVFNKDTLPVYKLLKTLDMRHINLDSFPKMVARLLHLKYLALRVDRIKKLPQSIFELWRLETFILDGDKGGRVTLTVHILKMVNLRHLQISQELVLQQFWRALSRELHMSSENGPALLPLILGKLQTISELCSLNSVENLLASTPNLRKLGFRFTLSKRNESFSFPNLSGLNQLEALKFEYQTLGMVPLGIPHPEMFPPSLKKMTLIGSHLNWKEMSIIGELPNLEVLKIKDNFFSGPLWETSDDGFGSLKFLKLSHLDLQNWISYSGHFPRLEWLVINGCLDLEVIPSEMGEIPTLQKIEVYRSSNSAVESAGQIQESQRSSIYSNLIHSVSYNKK from the exons ATGTCAAACACAGTGAATGACCAGCTTGATCTTAAAGTTGTTAAAGCTCGTAGGATAATTGAATTCCTACAGGACGACCTGAATTGGCTGATGCAAGACCAGAGATCCATTGCTCCATTTTTTGGTTTTAACAAGACGAAAATGATATCCCTTTGCAAAGATCTTACATTCCTGATGTCTTTCCTGGAAAGGGTTCAAGAAACTTCCGTTGGTGACCGTCCAACTGTTGCAGGTTTGCTCAATGAGATTACACCTTTGGTTGATAAACTATTAGATGAG AGTGCTGAGATGGGCGTCCTCCAATATGTTATACATTTCGCTCAGAATTCTCGGAGGCACTCCCTCCAAGATTATAACCCTCAGCATGCTCTTTTCGTTATTAAGTTTCAGCTTTGGCTCTTTCTATTCCTCTTGCCTTTCGCTTTGTTTTTGAATTCCATGATGAACTTCCACCTATATTCTTGGAAGATTGGTAATTTGTTGAAGAAGGTTAAGTCTGTGGAGCAAGAGGTTTTGGTTACTTTCAACTGCAATGGTGCCATTGATAAAGTTGGAAAGCCTTCTGTTAAAATTTCATTGATACACAACCCCAGTTTTGTTATCAAGGAAAAGATAGTGGTTGGACTTCATGAGGAGGCAAGAGAACTGCTACACAAGCTTATTGGTGGGAGAAAGCAATTGGAAGTGATTTGCATCACTGGGATGGGAGGAATCGGTAAGACAACTTTGGCATGTAGATTGTATGATGATCCATCTGTTGTTAATCATTTTCATTTGCGTGCATGGACATCAGTTTCTCAGTTCTATGAAAAGAGAGAGTTATTCTCTGATATTTTAAGTTCCATCTTGAATGAAAGTGATCCAATATTTTCCACGAGTGATGAGCACATGGGAGAGAAGTTGTATAAGTGCCTAAAGGGAAACAGATATTTGATTGTGCTAGATGACATTTGGGATATTGAAGCGTGGAATGAGATAAAGGTCTGTTTTCCAGAGGATGACAATTGTAGCAGAATTTTGATGACTACTCGAAATGAGGATGTGGCTTCAAAAGTTAGAATTAGTAGTAGTCCCCCTCACCGTTTGAGGTTTTTAACTCATGATGAAAGTTGGGACCTTTTCAAGCAGAAGGTATTTCCTGATAAGAGCTTCCCTATTGAGTTGGTTGAAATAGGGAATCAAATCGTTGCAGACTGTAAGGGCCTGCCTCTTGCAATTGTTGTTATCGGTGGACTTCTTGTGAAGGAGGTCAAGACACAAGAATGGTGGAGACAGGTTGCTCAAAATATAGGATCTGCTATTAGTAATGGCCCAGAGAATATCCAGGATATACTAGCATTGAGTTATGAACACTTGCCATCTTCACtgaaatcttgttttctttATGCTGGATCATTTCCTGAAGATTATGAAATCCCTGTGAAGAGGTTGATAAGATCTTGGATTGCTGAAGGGTTTATTCAGCACACTGATGAACAGCAGTTGGAGGATGTGTTACCTGAAGAAGTCAAAAAGAATAAGAAGTTGGAAGATGCGGCAGAGGATCATCTGATAGATCTCATCAGCAGGAGCCTTCTCATAGTCGAAAAGAAAAGACCTGATGGTGGAATAAAGTCTTGTCGTATGCATGATCTGTTGAGAGATTTATGCCACAGGAGGGTTAAGGAAAAGAAGTTTCTGCAGCCCATTTGCAAGTGTAGACAAAATGGTGCTCACAATCCTCGTACATTTTCTGATTGTCAATATTTCCACTTCTATAATTCTCATTTTGTCAATGAAGGAGAAGTGTTTAACAAAGATACATTGCCAGTATATAAACTTCTAAAAACACTGGATATGAGGCATATCAATCTAGATTCATTTCCTAAGATGGTAGCACGGTTACTTCATTTGAAGTACTTGGCACTTCGGGTTGACCGCATTAAGAAGTTACCGCAATCAATATTTGAACTCTGGAGGCTTGAGACTTTCATCCTTGATGGAGATAAAGGAGGAAGAGTTACCTTAACTGTTCACATTCTGAAGATGGTGAACTTGAGACATTTACAAATTTCACAAGAATTGGTACTTCAACAATTTTGGAGGGCATTATCACGGGAGTTACACATGAGTTCTGAAAACGGACCGGCCCTTCTTCCACTCATACTGGGCAAGTTGCAGACCATTTCTGAGCTGTGTTCTCTAAATTCTGTAGAAAACTTGCTTGCAAGCACTCCCAACCTCAGAAAATTAGGATTTCGTTTTACATTATCTAAGAGAAATGAGTCCTTTTCATTTCCCAATCTTTCTGGTTTGAATCAGCTTGAGGCACTGAAATTTGAATATCAAACTTTGGGCATGGTGCCTCTAGGCATTCCTCATCCCGAGATGTTCCCTCCAAGTTTGAAGAAGATGACACTAATAGGTAGTCATTTGAACTGGAAAGAAATGTCAATTATAGGGGAGCTACCTAACTTGGAGGTTCTCAAGATAAAAGACAATTTCTTCAGCGGACCATTGTGGGAAACAAGCGATGACGGTTTTGGCAGCCTCAAGTTTTTGAAACTCTCGCATTTGGATCTTCAAAACTGGATTTCCTATAGTGGTCATTTCCCTAGGCTAGAGTGGCTAGTGATAAATGGATGTCTAGATTTGGAGGTTATTCCATCTGAGATGGGAGAGATCCCTACACTGCAGAAAATCGAGGTGTATCGATCGTCTAACTCTGCAGTGGAATCAGCAGGACAAATCCAAGAATCACAGAGGTCTTCG ATATATAGTAATCTGATTCACAGTGTTTCTTACAATAAGAAGTGA